The Acidimicrobiales bacterium region CGTTCCGGGTGATGGTCCGCAACGAGCTGTTCCGCTGGGTCGAGCTGCTCGGCCGGCGTGCCTACGGCGAGCTGGTCGAGCGCGAGGGGTCCCGCGACTGGTCGTCCGACCGGCTGGCCGGGGCCATGGCCCCGTACTGGGACGAGCACGACGCGGTCGGCATCGACGCCACGGCCCGGTCCGGCGACCTGTTCCGGCTCGACGAGGCCACGGTCCCCTGGTCCGCCGCCCAGACCCTCGCCGACCCGGCCGGCCACCACGACTGGACGATCCACGCCCGCGTCCGCCCCGACGCCTCCGACGAGGAGAGCCGAGCGGTCCTCGACCTCATCGAAATCTCGACACAGCCGGCGCCATAGCGACCACCTCTGTCGAAGTTTCGATCAGGAGCAGGATCAGGTGGGTGTGGGCGTCAGGGTCTGGGAGAACTGGACGAGGACGTCGAGGACCTCCTCGATGTCCTCGTAGCGGCCCTCCATGTGGCCCAGGGCCAGGGTCTCGATGAGGGCGACGAGGCCCTCCGCCTGCATGTGGAGGCGGCGCCGCTC contains the following coding sequences:
- a CDS encoding DUF3516 domain-containing protein, producing FRVMVRNELFRWVELLGRRAYGELVEREGSRDWSSDRLAGAMAPYWDEHDAVGIDATARSGDLFRLDEATVPWSAAQTLADPAGHHDWTIHARVRPDASDEESRAVLDLIEISTQPAP